The following are encoded together in the Astyanax mexicanus isolate ESR-SI-001 chromosome 8, AstMex3_surface, whole genome shotgun sequence genome:
- the LOC111194258 gene encoding putative ferric-chelate reductase 1 has protein sequence MKGEAQLYSISCINAQGGVSKVAGYEELALNSGHAPIHSKGPTQSCCITFLQHPLTWIHHLTCTPQTTDMEAKLLVLVAFACAVSCVRAGTVSVNVTLQAPNITRSGCGTSKMCLTSCDPATSPSSCFYASTQQSNSSLVFELSGGTTGYVALGLSTNLTQGASIVFVCGNSNASSNSSGFIFLTASNSANGLNLNTSVSTVNSIQGIVVNNQTMNKTYIQCVFSTSVNLTTNSTSTSTKSSPNSYYVSIFSGVMNGDTPGSPNTEFNSTTLLDLTDPKANTANSTSSATTAPSAVTAGSDSLFSPVARALSILLSAVGLLLLY, from the exons ATGAAGGGAGAAGCTCAGCTGTATAGCATCAGCTGCATTAATGCACAAGGAGGAGTTTCTAAAGTGGCCGGTTATGAAGAATTAG CGCTAAACTCTGGCCACGCCCCCATCCATTCAAAAGGACCGACACAAAGCTGCTGCATCACTTTCCTCCAGCATCCGCTCACCTGGATACACCACCTCACCTGCACACCTCAAACAACAG ACATGGAGGCCAAACTGCTGGTGTTGGTTGCGTTCGCGTGTGCCGTGTCCTGCGTGAGAGCTGGGACGGTGAGCGTCAACGTGACCCTG CAAGCTCCTAACATCACCCGGAGCGGCTGCGGAACCTCCAAGATGTGCCTGACGAGCTGCGACCCAGCGACCAGCCCCTCCAGCTGCTTCTACGCCTCCACCCAGCAGAGCAACTCCTCCCTGGTGTTCGAGCTCAGCGGCGGCACCACCGGCTACGTGGCTCTCGGCCTGTCCACCAACCTGACTCAG GGAGCCtctattgtgtttgtgtgtgggaacAGTAACGCCTCCAGCAATTCGTCTGGATTCATCTTCCTGACCGCCAGCAACTCCGCAAACGGCCTGAACCTCAACACATCTGTG AGCACTGTAAACAGTATCCAGGGTATTGTGGTAAACAACCAAACCATGAACAAGACCTACATCCAGTGTGTCTTCAGCACCTCCGTCAACCTGACCACcaactccacctccacctccaccaagAGTTCACCCAACAGCTATTACGTCTCCATCTTCAGCGGAGTTATGAACG GTGACACACCAGGTTCCCCCAATACAGAGTTCAACTCCACCACACTGCTGGACCTGACCGATCCTAAAGCAAACACTGCCAACAGCACCAGCAGCGCCACCACTGCCCCCAGCGCCGTCACCGCGGGCAGCGACTCTCTGTTCAGCCCCGTCGCTCGCG CTCTGTCCATCCTGCTCAGCGCCGTTGGTCTTCTTCTCCTGTACTAA